The following are encoded in a window of Natrononativus amylolyticus genomic DNA:
- a CDS encoding CatB-related O-acetyltransferase, with protein MNSVSEAALSAMGYPRYTHGLLNAMSDRTTLEIAESVQIAPLCLLRGDVVLESGVRLSTKCVLNGDVSVGRYTNLEPGCELVGAVEIGNYCAVARNTTFQQTNHDMNRPSIQRRLYQTVLDSEIAYTSKGTITVGSDVWFGTRCIVLSGVTIGHGAVVAAGSVVTSDVEPYAVVAGTPAERIGWRFPREVREALLETAWWEWDGDKIRAHLEFFETQIRSVDDVSPLEGSPERAPVPDS; from the coding sequence ATGAACTCCGTAAGCGAGGCGGCGCTGTCTGCGATGGGGTATCCGCGGTACACCCACGGGCTTCTCAACGCGATGAGTGACCGGACGACGCTCGAGATCGCTGAATCGGTGCAGATCGCCCCGCTGTGCCTACTACGGGGGGACGTCGTCCTCGAGTCGGGCGTACGCCTGAGCACGAAGTGCGTGCTCAACGGCGACGTGTCCGTCGGACGGTACACGAACCTCGAGCCCGGCTGTGAGCTCGTGGGCGCCGTCGAAATCGGCAACTACTGTGCGGTCGCCCGCAACACCACGTTCCAGCAGACGAACCACGATATGAACAGGCCGTCGATCCAGCGCCGGCTGTATCAGACGGTACTCGACAGCGAGATTGCCTACACCTCCAAGGGCACGATCACGGTCGGAAGCGACGTCTGGTTCGGAACCCGATGTATCGTTCTCTCCGGGGTGACGATCGGCCACGGGGCGGTCGTCGCCGCCGGCTCGGTCGTGACGAGCGACGTCGAACCGTACGCGGTCGTCGCCGGTACCCCCGCCGAGCGGATCGGCTGGCGCTTCCCTCGAGAGGTCCGGGAGGCGCTCCTCGAGACGGCGTGGTGGGAGTGGGACGGCGACAAAATCCGGGCACATCTGGAGTTCTTCGAAACCCAGATTCGCAGCGTCGACGACGTGTCGCCCCTCGAGGGGAGCCCCGAACGGGCGCCGGTGCCCGACTCTTGA